Proteins found in one Hypericibacter terrae genomic segment:
- the hemB gene encoding porphobilinogen synthase — protein sequence MTDRAAPRKAVLRPLPSAEPPAPLPTPEPFQPGQFPQTRMRRNRRTGWLRALVAEHRLHASDLIWPVFVLDGDKAREAVPSMPGVDRLSIPALIDAVGHAGELGIPAVALFPVVPPALKSAQAEEAWNPDNLANRAIRALKEAVPKVGVICDVALDPYTSHGHDGLLEDDEILNDATLDVLVRQALAQAEAGVDVVAPSDMMDGRIGRIRQALDARGYQNTAILAYAAKYASAFYGPFRDAVGSKTNLGSGDKRTYQMDPANGDEALRECALDVAEGADMLMVKPGMPYLDLVWRVKQAFSLPTFVYQVSGEYAMLMAAIERGWLDRDRVLVESLMGFKRAGADAILTYTAVEVAERLKKG from the coding sequence ATGACCGATCGAGCCGCCCCGCGCAAAGCCGTCTTGCGTCCCCTGCCCTCGGCCGAGCCGCCGGCTCCCCTGCCGACGCCCGAGCCGTTCCAGCCGGGCCAGTTCCCGCAAACCCGGATGCGCCGCAATCGGCGCACCGGTTGGCTGCGAGCCCTCGTGGCCGAGCATCGGCTGCATGCGTCCGACCTGATCTGGCCGGTCTTCGTGCTCGATGGCGACAAGGCGCGCGAGGCCGTGCCCTCCATGCCCGGCGTCGACCGGCTTTCGATCCCGGCCCTGATCGACGCGGTCGGCCATGCCGGCGAGCTCGGCATTCCGGCCGTGGCGCTGTTCCCCGTCGTGCCGCCGGCGCTCAAATCGGCGCAGGCCGAGGAGGCATGGAATCCGGACAATCTCGCCAATCGTGCCATCCGTGCGCTCAAGGAAGCCGTGCCGAAGGTCGGCGTGATCTGCGATGTGGCGCTCGATCCCTATACCAGCCACGGCCATGACGGGCTGCTCGAGGACGACGAGATCCTGAACGACGCGACGCTCGACGTGCTGGTGCGCCAGGCGCTGGCGCAGGCCGAGGCCGGCGTCGACGTGGTGGCGCCCTCCGACATGATGGACGGGCGCATCGGCCGCATCCGCCAGGCCCTCGATGCGCGGGGATATCAGAACACCGCGATCCTTGCCTATGCCGCGAAATACGCCTCGGCCTTCTATGGACCCTTCCGCGACGCGGTCGGCTCCAAGACCAATCTGGGCTCGGGCGACAAGCGCACCTATCAGATGGACCCGGCCAATGGCGACGAGGCCTTGCGCGAATGCGCGCTCGACGTCGCCGAGGGCGCCGACATGCTGATGGTCAAGCCCGGCATGCCCTATCTCGATCTGGTCTGGCGGGTGAAGCAGGCCTTCTCGCTCCCGACCTTCGTTTATCAGGTGAGCGGCGAGTACGCGATGCTCATGGCCGCCATCGAGCGCGGCTGGCTCGACCGCGACCGGGTGCTGGTGGAATCGCTGATGGGTTTCAAGCGCGCCGGCGCCGACGCCATCCTCACCTACACCGCGGTCGAGGTCGCCGAGCGCCTCAAGAAGGGCTGA
- a CDS encoding organic hydroperoxide resistance protein, translating to MAILYRTQAHATGGRDGVSKTDDGKLEFKLSIPKELGGPGGDGTNPEQLFACGYSACFLGALRYVAGQAKIKVADNATVATKVGIGPRDDGTGFGLEIDLTITIPGMDRKTAEDLVAKAHVVCPYSHATRNNIPVRLKVA from the coding sequence ATGGCCATCCTCTATCGCACCCAAGCGCATGCCACCGGCGGCCGCGACGGCGTTTCCAAGACCGACGACGGCAAGCTGGAGTTCAAGCTCTCGATCCCGAAGGAACTGGGCGGCCCCGGCGGCGACGGCACTAATCCCGAGCAGCTTTTCGCGTGCGGCTACTCCGCCTGTTTCCTCGGCGCGCTGCGCTATGTCGCAGGCCAGGCGAAGATCAAGGTGGCCGACAATGCCACGGTCGCGACCAAGGTCGGCATTGGCCCGCGTGACGACGGCACCGGCTTCGGCCTCGAGATCGACCTGACCATCACGATCCCCGGCATGGACCGCAAGACCGCCGAGGATCTGGTCGCCAAGGCGCATGTGGTCTGCCCCTACTCGCACGCCACCCGCAACAACATCCCCGTGCGCTTGAAGGTCGCCTGA
- a CDS encoding OsmC family protein yields the protein MADPSPSRHRHDYRLRTVWTGAAKGALAAGTDYSRDLEVRISGKPTLPASTAPSYGGDDSKHNPEDLLLSALSTCHLLSYLALAARAGLPVAAYEDDAACVVDMKDGRVRITEATLRPTVTLAAGGDAEKAARLHAQAHQICFISNSVNFPVSIEPRIVTA from the coding sequence ATGGCGGATCCCTCACCGTCACGGCACCGGCACGATTATCGCCTGCGCACGGTCTGGACCGGCGCGGCCAAGGGCGCGCTTGCGGCCGGCACCGACTATTCCCGCGATCTGGAAGTCCGGATCTCGGGAAAGCCCACCCTGCCGGCGTCGACCGCGCCGAGCTATGGCGGCGACGACAGCAAGCACAATCCCGAAGATCTGCTGCTGTCGGCGCTCTCGACCTGCCATCTGCTCAGTTATCTGGCCTTGGCCGCCCGCGCCGGATTGCCGGTCGCGGCCTACGAGGACGATGCGGCCTGCGTCGTGGATATGAAGGATGGCCGCGTGCGCATCACCGAGGCGACGCTCCGGCCCACCGTGACATTGGCCGCCGGGGGCGACGCGGAGAAGGCCGCCCGGCTCCACGCCCAGGCGCATCAGATCTGCTTCATCTCCAACTCGGTCAATTTCCCCGTCTCGATCGAGCCGCGCATCGTCACGGCGTGA